In a genomic window of Salegentibacter salegens:
- a CDS encoding MotA/TolQ/ExbB proton channel family protein, whose translation MKRLFSILVIAAVMVLGAGNLNAANNVNTLPGTIVNFVQDEEAAAAADEAEEESLGFHQELKKRFIEGGPAFMGIVLLCLILGLAVAIERIIFLNLSTTNTRKLARDVEDALNSGGVESAKEVCRNTKGPVASIYYQGLDRADESIDAAEKAVVAYGGVQMGQLEKNVSWLSLFIAIAPMLGFMGTVIGMITAFDRIEAAGDMQPSLVAGGIKVALLTTVFGLIVAIILQIFYNYIIAKIDSIVNDMEDASITLIDMLVAYKNKKRI comes from the coding sequence TAAATGCGGCCAATAATGTTAACACATTACCTGGTACAATTGTGAATTTTGTACAAGACGAAGAGGCTGCAGCTGCCGCAGATGAGGCAGAGGAAGAATCTCTTGGTTTTCATCAGGAACTTAAAAAACGATTTATAGAAGGTGGTCCTGCATTTATGGGGATTGTACTTTTATGTTTAATTCTTGGTTTGGCTGTTGCCATTGAGAGAATTATCTTTTTAAACCTTTCTACAACTAACACCAGAAAACTGGCTAGAGATGTAGAAGATGCTTTAAACAGTGGTGGTGTAGAATCTGCTAAGGAAGTTTGTAGAAATACAAAGGGACCTGTTGCTTCTATCTACTACCAGGGTCTTGATCGTGCAGACGAAAGTATTGACGCTGCAGAAAAAGCTGTTGTAGCTTACGGTGGAGTTCAAATGGGACAGTTAGAGAAAAACGTTTCCTGGTTGTCTTTATTTATCGCTATTGCTCCTATGCTTGGTTTCATGGGTACTGTAATTGGTATGATTACCGCCTTTGATAGAATTGAAGCTGCTGGTGATATGCAACCATCTCTTGTTGCCGGAGGTATTAAAGTGGCACTTCTTACAACCGTATTTGGTTTGATCGTAGCTATTATTCTTCAAATATTTTATAACTATATTATCGCTAAAATTGATAGTATCGTAAATGATATGGAAGATGCATCTATCACTCTTATCGATATGTTGGTAGCTTACAAAAACAAAAAAAGAATCTAA